One genomic segment of Gadus chalcogrammus isolate NIFS_2021 chromosome 3, NIFS_Gcha_1.0, whole genome shotgun sequence includes these proteins:
- the LOC130377485 gene encoding probable helicase with zinc finger domain has protein sequence MADRRAEKSCEEACRSLAKGEYESAVSHSTDALLVLGHRVAPSGAPTPNSPQAGALRCRAHLFRIAAFLQLKNYDQGEEDSKQMLAEEVSRGEGCLKASLRSMMQEQSLPEVANVLSKALDRDTQNGIVTKDLTRLKMLLSEIETVNSEMAPEYSEDQDEDRTGALLLTLPG, from the exons ATGGCGGACAGGAGAGCGGAGAAGTCATGTGAAGAAGCCTGCAGGTCATTAGCCAAGGGGGAGTACGAGAGCGCAGTCAGCCACAGCACAGACGCCCTGCTGGTGCTGGGGCACCGGGTGGCCCCCTCCGGAGCCCCCACCCCAAACAGCCCTCAGGCCGGGGCCCTCCGCTGCCGCGCCCACCTGTTCCGCATCGCCGCCTTCCTGCAGCTG AAAAACTATgaccagggagaggaggacagcaAACAGA TGCTGGCGGAGGAGGTCTCCAGAGGAGAGGGCTGCCTGAAGGCCAGCCTAAGGTCCATGATGCAGGAGCAGAGTCTGCCAGAGGTGGCAAATGTCCTCTCAAAGGCCctggacagagacacacag AACGGAATCGTCACAAAGGACCTGACCAGGTTAAAAATGCTCCTGTCGGAAATAGaa ACTGTAAATAGCGAGATGGCACCAGAATATTCAGAAGACCAGGATGAAG ATCGCACTGGTGCACTGTTGCTGACGCTGCCCGGGTGA